In Trichomycterus rosablanca isolate fTriRos1 chromosome 5, fTriRos1.hap1, whole genome shotgun sequence, the sequence tataaaatatacggaCAAAAGTCTATTGATCACACAGTTAAATCTACAAACTAAAAACACAGGGAGATCCTAATACCAGAGGTGAATAGTAATGTGCCACATTTACACTAATagatttacttttttaaataagttGTACTTGCAAGAGTAAAATCAATTAATTGTACTTTTACTTTTCGGTAAATTTGTAAAATGTGCAAACAAAATGTGCACCAAGAGATCTAAACATGATTACATTATATCCTATTTATTATACTTACGTATTGAATAGGAAGGTGTTTGGGAAGAGCAcgtttatttacttttagtttATTGTGGTCCCGAGAATAACTAaatacaatgcagtaacacatacTGGACAAGACGCCAATACATTGCTTTGTTTAGTCTaaatttttgtgttatttaacattgaaatacatttaaatagtaACTACTTTACTTTTTCACATTAAATAGTGGATTTAATTTTCAATGGATAAAACTGTGTAAATTGTTGGCTTTTATAGACGCTGATGTGTATCTTTTTAAATGTCCAGTCACAATATCCATTCAATTTAAATAGCAAAAAATTGAATCAGACAACTAAATTCTTGGCGCATAACTGGGACAATTAAAGCAAACATGATGCACGTGACCACAGTTCGGAGTGCCACAGCAAAGTCTCTGTATATAATAGACTTCAGTTTTTAATTTTGAATTAACTGTGAAaaaccttaaatttttttttactttattataggGAATAAAGTGTAGATTGATGAAAAATGGACATTAAAATCattcaaaaacaacaacacaataATTGTGTAAAAAGGTGAActagtctgaatactttctgaatccactgtattttACAGCATTTTAGGGATTTCAATGATTTATACAACTTTTTTGTTCTTAACTGAATGATTGGTGGAAATTGGACTAGTTTGACAGCATCcattaaaaagtacaattaAAAACTCACTTGACTTTGGACAGTGTGACGCACTTCATGGCAGACCTACtctttggtggttcttggattagaTCGTGCCACCTTGACAAGGTCACTCTTAAAATAGGGAGGCACTATTGGTTTTCCTCCAGATTTTTGCAATATTGTTCCATGCacagtccagtattttaaccactaaACTACCATTGCCCTTGAATTTATGATTCTTCTTCAAAAAGAATAATGTTTGAGTAACTTAGTATCTAAAAAAAGGAGCAAAGCAACATAGACAAAGAGAGATCATGATAATTTaattacagacagtgactgaagATGAGGATTCATGTCCTCAGGACCTTGATACTGCATGGCACACACTTACAATTAAGTTGGTAAGTTAAAACATCAAAAATCTTTTGTTTGTACActtgtcagttaattaaagattcatgagaattaaaaaaaaatatcacagattcttgtttcaATTGCATTTAACAAAATGTATCATGTTTTCCAGAAGTGGGGTtggtaaataaataactatttgGGGTTTCGAATAGGAAGCAAAGTTTCTATAGGTATTCATGTTATAATGGAGTTtggaataaaatgaataaaatcatcagACACTCCTCTGGCATGGTGacttggtagcactgtcacctcacatcatgaaggtccttggttcgaatcccaggtggagcggtctgggtcctttctgtgtggagtttgcatgttctctccgtgtctgcatgggtttccactgggtgctccagtttcctcccacagtccaaagacatgcaagtgagaacaatcggagatacaaaattgccctgggtgaatgtgtgtgagtgtgtttccctgtgatagattggcgacctgtccaggatgtttcctACCTCTcgtccagtgaattggacccaccgcgaccctgaatagggtaaagcggtggtaaaaacaaacaatgaatgaatgttaaatAACATTCATGTACCAGCGATCTGGCAAACAAAACAGAGCATGCGCGTTCCCTCCATAACGCTCAGGACGATACAATTAACTCGTACATACAGCGCCATCTGCCGGACAGAAGTGCACTGCGACAACATAAGCTAAATACTGTAGCTCTAGGCCTTATTATAACCACGTAGGACTAAATTAACAGAAAACCACAAAGGCAGCAAGTACAAttcaaaaactaaataaaatgtaaagaggTGAGCCTGGACGTGTCGCAAACtacaaagtaaataacactatTAGGGTTAATGTGCATTTTTGCAGTAATACAAACAGTGAGCTTGCATTCACTTGCATACATTTGGTAATTTTTTTCACATGAAAAGGTACATGGTTTTACACTGGCAAGTCACAAGCAAAGAAATTTTAATATATCCATTGCTAGGCGTATGCCACATTAAGCTATGCTCACATAAAGCTCACAGCTCAAAAGTACTTGTGGATTTTTGTGCTTCTTGCTAATACCTTAAAAAGAAATATAGTGtttaaatatagtgtataagtgcTTTTGAATATTTATCCATATTACCCTCATGTCTCCACATGTACAGCAGGACAAGTAGGGAAAAACTAATTAGTTGAATCTTATTTGATAGAGTAATGGggttaatatgctggatattttagtttttccatcatttatttatgagaTTTGGTGAAAGAGAAAGgcaataaaaatgaacaaacttATGGTTTCAAACAGTTCAATTATAATCTAAGAAAGCTAAAAATCATTTTGTGTCAAAGATCAAGTGTCAGAGTCAACATGACACatggtaataataaaatttaccaataaataagtaaaagggCAGAGGGTGCAAACTAAAGACAAAAAGTTAAGAGAGCTCTGTGTGCAGACAGACAAACTGTAGTAGTTTTGGActgggcacacacacagacacacacacagacagacacacacagacacacacacacagacagacacacagacactcacagacacagacacacacagacacacacagacagtatATCTGGGGACTGACAGTTCCCTTATTTTAAAATTACCTCTGAAAAGAACTGCCACCCCACCACCTCCACCCCACAAACAAGTTATGCTAATATAAACATAAAGTGTAATAATATTGGGGTTGaaaccatgtttcagttagacAAACTATTAAATTTGTTGTCCATAACAGAGTTCTTAATAATATGGAAGACTTATTAATAAAGTGGCCATGTATAAAACAGGGTATATTAAAATAGTTACAGGCAGGTGGAAGTAGGAGCTGACAATTTTGTAGAGTACAGTAATATGTTTTTATCCAACAAAGTACACTTCAAAGATGCATAAGTAATGTAGTGCCCCGGAGCCACACAATCCCAGCAGGGCGCAGTAAAGTATAGAGAGTTACCAGCCCCTTCTTAGGCGGGTACTGAATGTGTCTAGCTAATGGGATGCCAGGCGTCCACTGAATGAAAGCATAAGCCAAAATTCCCAGCAAAACAGAACATCTCTAATCattgaaaacaggctaaaaataagtacaaatcagaCGGAGATGCCACGTCCAGTTGCTTTTTACACCCTGAGTAATGCTGCTGTTCATATACGGTCATTAAGAATCGCCCAGAACCTGATATGGAGAGGACAATAAAGAGTACCAACAGCTTGTGAGAAATGTCATTACACAAAAAAGTCAGGGTATGCCAAAGAGTCAAGGGTAAAATTGTATACTATATTGAATCGGCGTTAGTTGTATAAACAGGTTTAAATTAAGAAACGTTTACTAAAGCAAACTGACTTTTATTTAGGATCAGTTTTTCAAAGTTTCAACTAGTAGTGTTACACAGGTTGTTCAGTGCAAGTGCTGcttattgtgtttaaacctgTTTAGTCATAGtatatctatacatctatacacATTGCTCTAATTTAGAACTGATTCTAGTCAATCCTACTTACTGGCCACATGTTGAGTAGAAATGCAGCGTATGTATTATGTGAACTCAGGATGTGTGTAAAACCACTGGGGTCTAGCATACAGTCATTTGTACATACAGATTTTTTATCAGTCAGTTTTCCCGCTGTAGCTCTGTGGTGAGCACACCAGTTAGCAAGCAtattaaagaagtaaagcttAGTTACCATTCTTAATGTTTGTACACGTGGTAGGCTGTTTACACCAGGGTTTAGTCCTAAACTTTGGTCCTAAAGGCCTGCTGCCCTGCAGAAGTTTTTTCAGCCTTATTTAACCTGTAAGCCAATTATCAAGCCCTCCTTGAGCTGTATCAGGTGTGTTGGGAGCAGTGAAAGTTTGAAACCCTACAAGGCAGTGGGTGTCCAGGactgcagtttaaaaaaaaccacACTGGTTCTTATTCTAAATGGAAGTTTCTAGCAGTGGTGCAACTTACTTGAGTGCAGTTGGGTTGCTGCATCAGTTCAGAAGGTGGTTGAAGTGTTGCTCCACAGGAAGTAGCTGAGCAAAGCTGAGAGCACACGCACAGCCATGGCCACTTGGTATCACTTGCTCTTAGTTTTTCTTCTGACTGGGTTTTGCACACTTGGTAAGAAGTCATACATTATTACGCTGTTTTACATTGTGCCTTATTAATGCTGAGTAAACTGATGGCTTTCTTTTTGACAATTGTGaggtttgggttttttttgcatGACCGACTCTGTAGACTCTTATATTGTGTGGGTGATTAACTGATCTAGGGAGAATTATTCATATGTGAAGAATCCtctaaaagattttttttctaaGTGATCCCAAGATGGACAAACCAAAAAACAAAGTTTAATTGTAAACATGGGAGCTTTTTATTTAAGTGTAGTTTTTAGCAACTtgctgaaaacaaacaaaaccaggaGACTAGCATTTACTGGTTGGTAGCCTTAAGTGGTGTATGTTGCCACTGCCGATCTAATACTAATTTACACTGGGCAGAGAAAATACAGTACTAAGATAGGCTAGATAACTCACACATATCTACAACAATAAAACAGTTCCAATTATGGGTGGAAATAATGATAAAACCAAGTTAAAAACATGGCACTCATTGATTTTGGTGGTAACCATATAGCACACAACCAAATTgattagttttgtttgttttatctgTTTTCTCTAAAGCTAGTCTGCTGGTTTTGTTTACTTATAAAGATAAATCAGGGTATCTGTAACAGTTAAATCAATATCTTTATAAAGCTTGAGTGATTTAATTCAGTGCAACTGTGAAGTACTGGTCGACTTTTATATTGtttgatgttttaaatgttttttttagagAAATCGTCAGTTCATACCTTTGCAAGTGGACCGACTCCCGGCAAACCACAGAATGTCAGCAAAAATGACCCAGCTGTTAAACAGGCTGTCCTAACTGCAACTTACTCCTTTAACAATCAGTCAAATGATGCCTTCTTTTTCAAGGCTTCTGCTATTGATGATGCGCAAAGACAGGTAGGGTCTTTAATTCACATCTTTCACCTCTTAAATATGTAAAACTTCTAGAGTTTAAATGTACTTCTACTGTTTTGTTGCAGATTGTTAAAGGTGTCATGTACATTCTGGAGGTAGAAATATCTCGGACCAAGTGTAAGAAGAGAGAGACCAATGTTGACCTTGCTAAGTGTCCCTTCCAGTCAAAACGTGTGTTGCAAGAGGTAAAATGCGTTGTCACAACTTTGTAACTATTGAAGTTCATTTTAAACAAGGTGCCATGAACCTCCCTAGCTAAATATCACTTGTGTTTTTCTTCCAGACATTGCTTTGTAAATTTGAGGTGTGGGCTATACCATGGCAGAAAATAATGAAGACCACATCTTTCTTTTGCTCTGCTTCATATCGTAGTAAGCCAGCCTTATAAATCATTTTCCCagtactacaaataataatgtaaaacatgTAATGGGAAACTGAGTTAACAGATATCTGAGTAAATCTGGCAAAGAATAAATGACCCAACTAGCATTTGGAAAAATATGTGGATTTCCAGTTTAATCTGTTCAATAGTTTGCATGTGAATGCTGCACTTCAGAGAGTCTAGGAGTGGTACAATGAAAGGTGGAGAAAGCTTGCTTTTAGTATACCGCTTACGATAATTGAAGGTTTTACAGTACATGCATCTTTTGTTTGAATATAAATACCAAATATGCTCAGTTTTCAATGTCGAATCCAATTATACAAAGTAGATGAATCTGAAAGTTAGATTTTTGCATTATGATGtggataaagaaataaaaatagccTTAAAGGCTCCTAATTCCATACCAGCATGTATTTAAAGTGATGTTTTTTATAATGACATACCAAGAGAATGGCAGTGACCTGAATGCTTAATCCCTACAGCAAAGAGGTCTGGTGGTTTTTTCAAGCAGTGCATCTGCTTTTGGGTCCACTTGTGATTCCGGGAAGGGTCACTGGCTACAATTCAATACACTTTGAATCTGCCCCTTAATAATATCTTATGTGTATATCAGTCTACAACAGCTGAGCATATTCACAGAGTCTGTCTGTGCTAGTTATTTTGACTGATCAGCttaatatattaatacaataaaatagcGCTCAGGTTCCGCaccggtaaaacacactagcacaccagagctgacatttcaaacttgacagttcaaaactcagctctgccatcccgCAGGCTGGGCGCTTATACGaagaacgattggctgttgttcaaggggggtgctggaggggACCTCTGCTGCCTGATTGATAGCGCCTGCACTAAGAtgatgcattgatcagggtgtgtctctccgtacacaaagctgatccgcatatgaacttgtctCATGTGGGTAaatagatgcagtcggctactgcacatgtgtcagagggggcgtgtgtcagtctctgcTCTCTTCAACCAGGGTGAGGATCaacagcagtagagaggaagcataatgcaattgggtaattggatatgactagactgggagaaaattttggggaaaaaaaaaaaaaaaaaaaaaaaacattgacatCATGATTGACATATTCCGACATAAAGATGACAGCCTCAATCCACAGGCCACAAGTCAGTCACTGATTGGTTTCACCAGATCATAACCCAAATGAATACCTATGGAATATTTTGTGCAGCTGTGTTGAAGTGCAGACTGCACACATGTTTAAGCTGTAGAATCCAGGATGTAACTTGTGTAGTTCCTGGGAAATCATTTGGGATTTGAAATATCATGCTCAATGTAACTGCAGCATTAAGGAAATAACAAGGCCAAGCACTTAGTTTGATGTTAATCATGTAATTTTCTATTACATTTGTGAAGTAGTGTGGACAGGAAACCTTTGGGAAAGCCTAATACTTGCATCTAACACATAAAACCAGCAATTGTAAATGGATCTATGTTGTGTGGGTAAGGTGTAATCTAATTTCTGGCTCTAGCAACACAGTAATGTTCAATGGAGGAATCCGATAAGTTCATATGAAGAggtatttattattaacttttCATACAAgctatgtacaggggttggacaaaataactgaaacgcctggttttagaccacaataatttattagtatggtgtagggcctccttttgcggccaatacagcgtcaattcgtcttggaaatgacatatacaagtcctgcacagtggtcagagggattttaagccattcttcttgcaggatagtggccaggtcactacgtgatgctggtggaggaaaacgtttcctgactcgcttctccaaaacaccccaaagtggctaaataatatttagatctggtgactgtgcaggccatgggagatgttcaacttcactttcatgttcatcaaaccaatctttcaccagtcttgctgtgtgtattggtgcattgtcatcctgatacacggcaccgcctttggatgcacatggtcctccagaatggttcggtagtccttggcagtgacgcgcccatctagcacaagtattgggccaagggaatgccatgatatggcagcccaaaccatcactgatccacccccatgcttcactctgggcatgcaacagtctgggtggtacgcttctttggggcttctccacaccgtaactctcccggatgtggggaaaacagtaaaggtggactcatcagagaacaatacatgtttcacattgtccacagcccaagatttgcgctccttgcaccattgaaaccgacgtttggcattggcacgagtgaccaaaggtttggctatagcagcccggccgtgtatattgaccgtgtggagctcccgacggacagttctggtggaaacaggagagttgaggtgcacatttaattctgccgtgatttgggcagccgtggttttatgttttttggatacaatccgggttagcacccgaacatccctttcagacagcttcctcttgcgtccacagttaatcctgttggatgtggtttgtccttcttggtggtatgctgacattaccctggataccgtggctcttgatacatcacaaagacttgctgtcttggtcacagatgcgccagcaagacgtgcaccaacaatttgtcctcttttgaactctggtatgtcacccataatgttgtgtgcattgcaatatttaaagcaaaactgtgctcttaccctgctaattgaaccttcacactctgctcttactggtgcaatgtgcaattaatgaagattggccaccagactggtccaatttagccatgaaacctaccacactaaaatgacaggtgtttcagttattttgtccaacccctgtagtgcTTGTCATAAATATGCATGACATCACATATTTCCATAAGCATTTAGCTGGAATTTATTGCCGGTTTAATGTTCAATTTTTGGAGCTCAAATCATCTTTACAAACAGAAGCTCAGACTCATTACACTGATTCATTTAAACTAATACTGTACTTTTCAATCTTGTGGTCCTACTGGCCAAGATTAGAACATGTAATACTGTTTCACTGCTCCCAGCTTACATTTCATAACATTGTGCACCTGCTGTCAAGGAAAACAAAATCTGAATCTAAATctccagaagtgtgtgtgtaaacacttGCATTACTTTGCAGTTAAAATATCTAAACATAAGAGCTAAAATAACAGAAGTAGACATTGCAGGAATGGAGGGGCTCAGGCAGTTTAGTCTAGTAGAGGGATGAAGATAAATATGGAAGGGAGTACTGAGTACAGCAGTTTATTTCATAGTAGTGTTAATTGCTCCTTTACTTGACGCTGCGTGCCTTGGGAAAGAAATGCCTTCATGACCACTGGTTCCTGTTGTGCTGAGCTATGTAACCATATTTCACACTTTGCTCAGGTCCAGTCTACACAGGTAGGGAGAGCGGAAGGAGCCGATGTAAAGGTGGCCATCATGCTCATGGGCCTCACTGACGTATGCTGCTACGGTACCGTGCGGGTCGTGAAAACTGCGCACACATACTCCTCCATCGTGCAGCTCCACCACCAGACTGTAGCGTGGCACAAACTTCAGCAGTGTTTCCTGGCTAAAAAGCTGAAAACGGACACACTAAGGATTAGTAATCTAGCTTCCCGTTGGCTGACATGGAGATGCCTACCTCATAGAAATCTCAGTATAGCATTGTTGGGTTTGGACTCTTTgagcacatacactgatcagccataacattaaaaccacctcgtttctacactcactgtccattttatcagctccacttaccatatagaagcactttgtagttctacaattactgactgtagtccatctatttctctaatacctttttagcctgctttctccctgttcttcaatagtcaggacccccacagagcaggtattatttgggtgttggatcattctcagtgacactgacagtgaggtgtttaaaaactccatcagcgctgctgtgtcttatccactcttactagcacaacacacactaacacaccaccaccatgtcagtgacactgcagtgctgagaatgacccaccacccaaataatacctactctgtagtggtcctgggagagtcctgaccattgaagaacagcatgaaagggagctaacaaagcatgcagagaaacaggtggattacagtcagtaattgtagaactacaaagtgcttctatatggtaagtggagctgataaaatggacagtgagtttagatacaaggaggtagttttaatgttatagcttaTTCATTCTAACTAACagactgggcacaaggcagaaatacaccacAGACAGATCAcaccacacacattcacttactcataCATATTTTTGGGGAGATGGTTGGAAATTTCCagcataatttatttatctttagtaaCTGCTTAATCCTGATCAGGTTTGGAGTGAATTCAAAATGCTGTCCACTTTCTCTCACCCACTTACACCTAGGGCCAATTTGGAGCACCTTATGGCATATATTGAAAGAATAGGAATGAATAGGCACGTAcgaacacatacacactttataAAGATTTGCCTTCATTCGACATGTAATACAATACTGAAATACAAGGCTCTACTATACTACTAATTTTATTAGAGATCATTAATAATTATCCTGATATTTGTCAGAGTACAGTACAAAAATGTACACTAAATTGTAATGTTTTAGATAAAATtgttaaatgcaaaaaataatgaCCCCTCTAATGCAAACACTCTGTGATGTACAGCTGTCTTGTCCATGTCAACCCATGATTCCCACTTATGTAATAGTAGTACATTactatgacatttttaatagtttttttttttttacataaaaagtgTCAATCCCTCTTAAGGGCACTAATACACGTACCTTAAATATGAGATTCTTAATCCAGGGTCTTTGGGACAAGAAGTCAAGCATAGAGAAGCCTGGGTTTGGACGAACGGCAGACATGGCCACCCAATAACCGCCAGATGAGCTGCGTCGGATGTTGTCAGGGAAGCCAGGAAGGTTTTCTATAAAGGTGTCCATCCCTCCTTTATTAAGACCAGCCACATGTACCCTGTGGGGAATTACACAACACCAAGGTAAAAGAAATCACCACACCACCACCCATAAGATTGGAGTAATACAGGACTATAACAGAACAATTCAAGTTATTATTCAAGTTTTATTAATACTCTGGTGAAACCAGTGTTAATATTTGTAAACTTTCAAGCACTTTCAGGCAAGGTACTTTTTAGCATTGGTTCTCAACCTTTCTAGGATCAAAGAGGAAAACCTATGTGCAACCCCCCAGTGCCTACAATAGCTTCACTAATAGAGCATACGTGCCATTTACTTCTATATGCTGCAAGCTTGATGAATGATCCTGTTACCTTGGCAACAGCATCATTCATCTAGGTGAAGCTTGTGTGTAGGGACGACGGGTAGTGCCTCCAGCAGACGTGAGCAGTATACAACAGTGAGTAGGTGAGGCTCATTTGCATGCAACAGCTTTATTATGTTTCTGCTTTAGCATCTCTATGAACATGCTCAGGTGTTGTAGACGGTCTACACATAAGTATTATTTGGTAAATTATTTGACTAATCCCTTAACTCATCTTAACTTTATTTAAGTTTAGAGACAGACGGTTTGAAAACAGGCTGTTTAGGAAGGAGTGTTTTTGTGTCACTCGCAAATTAACCATGAATTTGATTATAACAggtcaaaaacaaaacaaagactaCTTAGCCACCAGAAGGACAAAATCAGTCCTGCAGCAAAAGttgaaaaaattaaaacacaactcATTCCAAAAGTGAGGAAAGGGACAAAATTAAGGTGTCAAAtctattttgaaacattccacaataagcatgtAAATTAAGAAGAGGTAAGGGTATCATACAATCAGGTTTTAATACTCATTTTACGGTCCTTGATGTGATTTTCacagctgtgaattaggtagggccttactcaTAACCAACCATCATGGTTAACTGACAAGGACATTGTGCCctattaaaatatacaacaCAATACTGATCCTTTTATTAACACAACTTTAGgctttcattaataaaaaacacagcatAAACATGTAGAACAGCAGGATAAATGAACAGCGTGAGCAGAACTAGTTTAAAGTTGGAAGCAAAAAGTTCATTAAAAGAACTAAATAAACAAGG encodes:
- the LOC134315029 gene encoding cystatin-F; this translates as MATWYHLLLVFLLTGFCTLEKSSVHTFASGPTPGKPQNVSKNDPAVKQAVLTATYSFNNQSNDAFFFKASAIDDAQRQIVKGVMYILEVEISRTKCKKRETNVDLAKCPFQSKRVLQETLLCKFEVWAIPWQKIMKTTSFFCSASYRSKPAL